One window from the genome of Populus alba chromosome 15, ASM523922v2, whole genome shotgun sequence encodes:
- the LOC118056386 gene encoding probable fructokinase-7 yields the protein MAEDQVPCDSNDHASNMKGANDSLVVCFGEMLIDFVPTVAGVSLAEAPAFKKAPGGAPANVAVGISRLGGSSAFMGKLGDDEFGYMLSDILKQNNVDNSGVRYDSTARTALAFVTLKDEGEREFLFFRHPSADMLLRESELDINLLEQARIFHYGSISLISEPCRSSQFAAMRIAKKSGSILSYDPNLRVALWPSAEAAREGIMSIWDQADVIKISEEEITFLTGCDDPNDDKVVLDKLFHPNLKLLIVTEGSKGCRYYTKEFKGWVPGVKVKPVDTTGAGDAFVGGMLSNLASNLNLFEDEKLLREALLFANACGAVTVTERGAIPALPTKDAVLKLLGKVPAR from the exons ATGGCTGAGGATCAAGTTCCAT GTGATTCTAATGATCATGCATCGAATATGAAAGGAGCGAACGACTCGCTAGTTGTTTGTTTTGGGGAAATGTTGATTGACTTTGTACCGACAGTTGCTGGGGTTTCACTAGCGGAAGCACCTGCTTTCAAGAAGGCTCCTGGTGGTGCTCCTGCTAATGTGGCTGTTGGTATATCAAGACTAGGTGGTTCATCAGCTTTTATGGGCAAG CTTGGTGATGATGAATTTGGGTATATGCTATCTGACATTTTGAAACAAAACAATGTGGATAATTCCGGCGTGCGATATGATTCTACTGCAAGGACTGCTCTGGCATTTGTTACGCTCAAAGATGAAGGTGAACGTGAATTCTTGTTTTTCCGTCATCCAAGTGCAGACATGCTTCTTCGAGAATCAGAATTAGACATAAACCTCCTTGAGCAG GCCAGGATCTTTCATTATGGATCAATTAGTTTGATTTCAGAACCTTGCAGGTCAAGTCAATTTGCGGCAATGAGAATTGCCAAAAAGTCTGGCAGCATCCTTTCTTATGATCCAAATTTGAGAGTGGCATTATGGCCATCAGCAGAGGCTGCTCGGGAAGGCATAATGAGTATATGGGATCAAGCTGATGTTATTAAG ATAAGTGAGGAAGAAATAACATTCTTAACTGGATGTGATGATCCTAATGATGATAAAGTGGTCCTGGACAAGCTTTTTCATCCCAATCTGAAGCTTTTGATTGTAACTGAAGGGTCAAAGGGTTGTCGATATTACACCAAG GAATTCAAAGGCTGGGTTCCTGGTGTTAAGGTGAAACCCGTTGACACAACTGGTGCTGGCGATGCTTTTGTTGGTGGGATGTTGAGCAACCTAGCTTCTAACCTAAATCTATTTGAG GATGAGAAGCTATTAAGAGAAGCTCTTCTATTTGCAAATGCCTGCGGTGCTGTGACAGTAACGGAGAGAGGTGCTATCCCTGCGCTACCCACGAAAGATGCTGTCCTTAAACTCCTAGGGAAAGTCCCTGCAAGATGA
- the LOC118056387 gene encoding uncharacterized protein has translation MSSSTNPSTMFKPEIGPDGLPREAPVIAYTEKIIEEEQLQLRKYIEENYSKIRDVERELGNLTLEMKLTAGPKKAALEHLRKKIEMSTERIRVAKLKEEEARKALEAATKVVKEEEEIKQKLCEDLNQLVQESSHSQFSRLEELKRRLEALNPSRASMSPPPQDAKPMGPASNSPAQDASIPLSTAPDAGVAEIAHKQANGGNVQVTNGKNQQPNVEGLGRGKKKVHFEGRGRGIGAVPKGRGPAQPGWTGAGFDVDGRS, from the exons atgtcgTCTTCTACTAATCCGTCGACGATGTTTAAACCGGAGATCGGACCTGACGGTCTTCCTCGAGAAGCTCCGGTCATTGCCTACACAGAGAAG atAATCGAAGAAGAGCAACTTCAATTAAGGAA ATATATTGAGGAAAATTATTCGAAGATTCGTGATGTAGAGCGAGAGCTAGGGAATCTTACGTTAGAGATGAAACTAACAGCTGGACCTAAGAAAGCAG CGCTTGAACATCTGAGGAAGAAGATAGAAATGTCAACAGAAAGAATTCGTGTTGCTAAgttgaaggaagaagaagcacgGAAG GCCTTGGAAGCAGCAACAAAAGTTGtgaaggaagaggaagaaattaagcAGAAGTTGTGCGAAGACTTAAATCAGCTG GTTCAAGAAAGCAGTCACTCTCAGTTTTCTAGACTTGAAGAATTAAAAAGACGTCTGGAAGCGTTAAACCCGAGTAGAGCATCTATGTCTCCTCCTCCTCAG GATGCAAAACCAATGGGACCTGCATCAAACAGCCCCGCTCAAGATGCCTCAATTCCACTTTCAACAGCTCCTGATGCTGGAGTCGCTGAAATTGCACATAAGCAAGCAAATGGGGGAAACGTCCAAGTCACAAATGGGAAAAATCAACAGCCTAATGTTGAGGGATTaggaagaggaaagaaaaaggtCCATTTCGaaggaaggggaaggggaattGGGGCTGTTCCCAAGGGTAGAGGACCTGCCCAACCTGGCTGGACAGGGGCAGGATTTGATGTAGATGGTAGAAGTTAG
- the LOC118056388 gene encoding uncharacterized protein — MGKEWYYWGSGKTSKKGGGGGGEGGREGEKDSANLPTGCMCAVFQLFDFHHQFQFPLNHEQQSSNLLQPNSFLPLEDPPIPKGFEAPRNSLELEEEEPSLPSSKEENFYIPMGIQIKTKGVPNDSSSSEISSSPGTKTPNLVARLMGLDLLPDHLTYSPSHSSSSTLGTPNLPPKSHFQYRHCRPQQPRHRSKRSSPRSCTLDHDFSGTRSVPETPRISSARRSDVEHRLSLQINKENAGEDLVLPRFSSLKRKELKVEDENRSPGHYARQIVKQVKESVSRKAGMDITNTVLNREQTRRRDQELELVSQYKSKKTLSKAPSTTKTVGASGNSPGKHSVNTTSFSPRLKFLEPKNKPITTLPCKDHNNISHSQKPPSLLSQNTKPSTKPDLPKVMQDQHQHQRRPFKKCNKVTEEKFGPPPPRFVKKPLKTSHIIRTKQEEPFVSSTSARETNIPDTKCKKTPLSSIDLNISLLPVKKDPTPPATKIPQKQVSNAAQESKWCSQLSSCSSQSYKQPQATRRLDARENNNDDRSSNGVATNIVTTGDGAAQEEYEYISRILKRTGIDKDTPVSFTRWFSPSHPLDPSNFYYLEHFTTPASTTTCQARQAMDRRCNRKLLFNLVDEILVDILRPYINVKPWSFSTRFGLCTRNFLLSHMKGSHLVHMLCTKLRSFPCADCHDLEDIDRLIDKDLPQLMKDQSEIAFGEEGEEIVMEIEKEIVETLIHETAWIFYRH, encoded by the exons ATGGGAAAGGAATGGTATTACTGGGGTAGTGGAAAAACCTCCAAgaaaggtggtggtggtggtggtgaaggtggaagagaaggagagaaagatAGTGCTAATTTACCTACTGGTTGCATGTGTGCTGTTTTCCAGTTGTTCGATTTCCATCATCAGTTTCAGTTTCCTCTAAACCATGAACAACAGTCTTCTAATTTACTTCAGCCCAACTCTTTCCTTCCTCTTGAGGATCCTCCTATCCCTAAAG gtTTTGAAGCACCAAGGAATAGCTTGGAATTGGAAGAGGAGGAGCCTTCATTGCCatcatcaaaagaagaaaatttttatATCCCT ATGGGcattcaaatcaaaacaaaaggagttCCAAATGATTCATCTTCATCAGAAATCAGCTCTTCACCGGGGACCAAGACACCAAATCTGGTAGCTAGACTTATGGGTCTTGATCTTCTTCCTGATCATCTTACCTACTCACCAAGCCACTCTTCTTCATCAACTCTTGGCACACCAAACCTTCCACCAAAATCCCATTTTCAGTACCGCCATTGCAGACCTCAACAACCACGTCACCGTAGCAAAAGAAGTAGCCCTCGAAGTTGTACTTTGGACCATGATTTTTCAGGCACTCGTTCTGTGCCTGAGACGCCAAGAATATCATCAGCTAGAAGATCAGATGTAGAACACCGTTTGTCACTTcaaatcaacaaagaaaatgcAGGTGAAGACTTAGTTCTCCCTCGTTTCTCatctttgaaaagaaaagagctgAAAGTTGAAGATGAGAATAGAAGTCCAGGCCACTATGCAAGGCAAATTGTGAAGCAAGTTAAAGAAAGTGTAAGCAGGAAAGCTGGCATGGATATTACAAACACAGTACTAAATAGAGAgcaaacaagaagaagagatcAAGAGCTTGAGCTTGTTAGCCAATACAAGTCCAAGAAAACTCTCTCCAAAGCTCCAAGTACCACCAAAACGGTTGGTGCTTCAGGTAATAGTCCAGGCAAGCATTCTGTGAACACAACTTCTTTCTCACCAAGACTGAAATTCTTGGAACCCAAAAACAAGCCAATCACAACTCTACCTTGCAAGGACCACAATAATATTTCTCATTCTCAAAAACCCCCATCACTTCTGTCACAAAATACCAAACCTTCAACAAAGCCAGATTTGCCTAAGGTCATGCAGGATCAACACCAGCACCAGCGGAGACCATTCAAGAAGTGCAACAAAGTGACTGAAGAAAAATTTGGTCCACCACCACCAAGATTCGTCAAGAAACCTCTAAAAACATCACATATTATCAGAACCAAGCAAGAAGAGCCATTTGTCAGTTCAACATCAGCTAGAGAAACCAATATTCCTGACACGAAATGCAAGAAAACCCCATTATCATCAATTGACCTTAACATCTCTCTCCTTCCTGTCAAGAAAGACCCTACTCCTCCTGCTACAAAAATCCCTCAAAAACAG GTATCAAATGCTGCTCAAGAATCGAAATGGTGCTCACAGTTATCTAGTTGTTCGAGCCAGTCGTACAAACAACCACAAGCGACGCGTAGGCTCGATGCCCGAGAAAACAACAATGATGATAGGTCTAGTAACGGTGTCGCCACCAATATCGTCACCACCGGAGATGGAGCCGCACAAGAAGAATATGAGTACATTAGTAGAATACTAAAACGTACTGGCATAGACAAAGATACCCCAGTGTCTTTTACTAGGTGGTTTTCTCCGTCTCATCCTCTGGACCCTTCAAATTTTTACTACCTAGAACATTTTACCACACCAGCCTCTACTACCACCTGCCAAGCTCGTCAAGCCATGGACCGTCGATGCAATCGAAAATTATTGTTCAATCTTGTTGACGAAATTTTGGTCGACATCCTACGTCCATACATCAACGTGAAACCTTGGAGTTTTAGTACTAGATTTGGCTTATGTACTCGGAATTTTCTCCTTAGTCACATGAAGGGGTCGCATTTGGTTCACATGTTATGTACAAAGCTTAGGAGCTTCCCTTGCGCTGACTGTCATGACCTCGAAGACATTGATAGGTTAATAGACAAAGATCTGCCCCAGTTGATGAAGGATCAAAGTGAGATTGCATTtggagaagaaggagaagagattGTGATGGAAATAGAGAAGGAGATTGTGGAAACATTAATACATGAAACGGCTTGGATTTTTTATAGACATTGA